CCTTGTCTTCCGTCACGCTCGACGACAAATACACGCTAGAACGCGGCCGTGCGTACATGAGCGGCATCCAGGCGCTGGTCCGCCTGCCGATGTTGCAGCAGGAACGCGACCGCGCCGCTGGACTCAATACCGCCGGTTTCATCTCCGGCTACCGGGGATCGCCGCTCGGCGGACTCGACCAATCGTTGTGGAAGGCAAAGAAGCATCTTGCCGCGCACCAGGTCGTATTCCAGCCCGGCGTCAACGAAGACCTCGCGGCCACCGCCGTCTGGGGCTCGCAGCAGGTCAATCTGTATCCCAGCGCCAAATACGACGGCGTGTTCTCCATGTGGTACGGCAAGGGCCCCGGCGTCGACCGTTCCGGCGACGTCTTCAAGCACGGCAATTCGGCCGGCTCCGCCCAGCACGGCGGCGTCCTCGTGCTGGCCGGCGACGACCACGCCGCCAAATCCTCCACGCTCGCGCACCAGTCCGAACACATCTTCAAGGCTTGCGGCCTGCCGGTGCTGTTTCCGTCGAACGTGCAGGAATATCTCGACTTCGGCCTGCACGGCTGGGCGATGAGCCGCTACTCCGGCCTATGGGTCGCGATGAAGTGCGTGACCGACGTGGTCGAATCGTCTGCGTCGGTCGATATCGATCCGCACCGCACCAAAATCATCCTGCCGGAAGACTTCGCGATGCCCGCGGGCGGCCTGAACATCCGCTGGCCGGATGCGCCGCTGGTGCAGGAAGCCCGGCTGCTCGACTACAAGTGGTACGCGGCGCTCGCCTATGTGCGCGCGAACAAACTGGACCGCGTCGAAATCGATTCGCCGCACGCGCGCTTCGGCATCATGACCGGCGGCAAGGCGTATCTCGACGTGCGTCAGGCGCTGACCGACCTCGGTCTCGACGACGAAACCTGCTCGCGCATCGGCATCCGTCTGTACAAGGTCGGCTGCGTGTGGCCGCTGGAAGCGCAAGGCGCGCATGCGTTCGCCAAAGGTCTGGAAGAAATTCTGGTGGTCGAGGAAAAGCGCCAGATCCTCGAATACGCGATCAAGGAAGAGCTGTACAACTGGCCCGACGCGCAGCGTCCGCGCGTGTTCGGCAAGTTCGACGAGAAAGACGGCGCCGGCGGCGAATGGTCGGTGCCGATGGGCAACTGGCTGCTACCCGCGCATTACGAACTCTCGCCGGCGATCATCGCCAAGGCGATCGCCACGCGCCTGGACAAATTCGATCTGCCGTCCGACGTGCGCGCGCGCATCGCGGCGCGTATCGCCGTGATCGAAGCGAAGGAAAAGGCGCTGGCCCGTCCGCGCGTCGAAGCCGAGCGCAAGCCGTGGTTCTGCTCGGGCTGCCCGCACAACACGTCGACGAACGTGCCGGAAGGCTCGCGCGCGATGGCCGGCATCGGCTGCCACTACATGACGGTGTGGATGGACCGCGGCACCAGCACCTTCAGCCAGATGGGCGGCGAAGGCGTGGCGTGGGTCGGCCAGGCGCCGTTCAGCAACGACCAGCACGTGTTCGCCAATCTCGGCGACGGCACCTACTTCCACTCGGGGCTGCTGGCGATTCGCGCGTCGATCGCGGCGAAGGTGAACATCACCTACAAGATCCTCTACAACGACGCGGTCGCGATGACCGGCGGCCAACCGGTCGACGGCGTGCTGACCGTGCCGCAGATCACGCATCAACTGGCCGCCGAAGGCGCGACCAAGATCGTCATCGTCACCGACGAGCCGGAGAAATATTCGGCGAACGTGGGCCTCGCGCCCGGCATCGACATTCATCACCGAGACAAGCTCGACGAGATTCAGCGGCAGTTGCGCGAAGTGTCGGGCACCACGATCCTGATCTACGACCAGACCTGCGCAACCGAAAAGCGCCGTCGCCGCAAACGCGGCACGTATCCGGATCCGGCGCGTCGCGTGGTGATCAACGACGCGGTCTGCGAAGGCTGCGGCGATTGCTCGGTCAAGTCGAACTGCCTGTCCGTCGAACCGCTCGATACCGAATTCGGCACCAAGCGGCAAATCAACCAGTCCACCTGCAACAAGGACTTTTCGTGCGTGAACGGCTTCTGCCCGAGCTTCGTGTCGGTGGAAGGCGGTCAGCTGCGTAAGCCGAAGGCCGCCTCGGGCGCCGCCGGCGACACGCTGCCGCCGGTGCCGGAGCCCGAACTGCCGTCCATGGAGCGTCCGTACGGCGTGCTGGTGACGGGCGTCGGCGGCACGGGCGTGGTGACGATCGGCGCACTGCTCGGCATGGCCGCGCATCTGGAGAACAAGGGCGTCACCGTGCTCGACGTCACCGGTCTCGCGCAGAAAGGCGGCGCCGTGATGAGCCATGTGCAGATCGCGAAGCAGCCGGCCGACATTCACGCAACCCGCATCGCGATGGGCGAAGCGAACCTCGTGATCGGCTGCGACGCGATCGTGACAGCCAGCGACGAATGCGTGTCGCGCATGCAGGTAGGCCGCACGCGCGTCGTGCTGAACAGCGCGCATACGCCGACCGCCGAGCTGATCAAGAACCCGAACTGGCGCTTCCCGGGCAGCAGCACGGAAGCCGACGTGCGCGCGGGCGCGGGCGACGACGGCGTGGATACCGTCGATGCCAACCACTTCGCGCTCGCGCTGCTCGGCGACGCGATCTACACGAACCCGTTCGTGCTCGGTTACGCATGGCAACGCGGCTGGGTGCCGCTCACGCATCAGTCGCTGATCCGCGCGATCGAACTGAACAACGTGCAGGTCGAGAAGAATCTGGCGGCCTTCGAATGGGGCCGCCGCGCCGCGCACGATCTGGCCGCGGTCCGCAAGCTCGTGCAGGCACAGGGCAACGGCGGCAAGGCGGAAACCGCGAGCAGCAAGATCATTTCGCTGCACACGC
The sequence above is a segment of the Paraburkholderia sp. D15 genome. Coding sequences within it:
- a CDS encoding indolepyruvate ferredoxin oxidoreductase family protein, whose translation is MNAPLDAGQRASLEAALSSVTLDDKYTLERGRAYMSGIQALVRLPMLQQERDRAAGLNTAGFISGYRGSPLGGLDQSLWKAKKHLAAHQVVFQPGVNEDLAATAVWGSQQVNLYPSAKYDGVFSMWYGKGPGVDRSGDVFKHGNSAGSAQHGGVLVLAGDDHAAKSSTLAHQSEHIFKACGLPVLFPSNVQEYLDFGLHGWAMSRYSGLWVAMKCVTDVVESSASVDIDPHRTKIILPEDFAMPAGGLNIRWPDAPLVQEARLLDYKWYAALAYVRANKLDRVEIDSPHARFGIMTGGKAYLDVRQALTDLGLDDETCSRIGIRLYKVGCVWPLEAQGAHAFAKGLEEILVVEEKRQILEYAIKEELYNWPDAQRPRVFGKFDEKDGAGGEWSVPMGNWLLPAHYELSPAIIAKAIATRLDKFDLPSDVRARIAARIAVIEAKEKALARPRVEAERKPWFCSGCPHNTSTNVPEGSRAMAGIGCHYMTVWMDRGTSTFSQMGGEGVAWVGQAPFSNDQHVFANLGDGTYFHSGLLAIRASIAAKVNITYKILYNDAVAMTGGQPVDGVLTVPQITHQLAAEGATKIVIVTDEPEKYSANVGLAPGIDIHHRDKLDEIQRQLREVSGTTILIYDQTCATEKRRRRKRGTYPDPARRVVINDAVCEGCGDCSVKSNCLSVEPLDTEFGTKRQINQSTCNKDFSCVNGFCPSFVSVEGGQLRKPKAASGAAGDTLPPVPEPELPSMERPYGVLVTGVGGTGVVTIGALLGMAAHLENKGVTVLDVTGLAQKGGAVMSHVQIAKQPADIHATRIAMGEANLVIGCDAIVTASDECVSRMQVGRTRVVLNSAHTPTAELIKNPNWRFPGSSTEADVRAGAGDDGVDTVDANHFALALLGDAIYTNPFVLGYAWQRGWVPLTHQSLIRAIELNNVQVEKNLAAFEWGRRAAHDLAAVRKLVQAQGNGGKAETASSKIISLHTPKALDTLIDKRADYLTAWQNAAYAERYRALVAQVRTAESALDSIDSQLPLTEAVAKNLHKLMAYKDEYEVARLYSDPAFIDKLKANFEGDWKLHIHLAPPTFSKKDAHGHLVKKKYGPWVFSAMHVLAKFKFLRGTAFDVFGKTEERRTERALIGEYEALVRELIGGLTVHKRELAVELANLPDGIRGYGHVKENNLKGVRIKWNELLTRWRSPDAGKTQHAA